From the genome of Miscanthus floridulus cultivar M001 chromosome 10, ASM1932011v1, whole genome shotgun sequence, one region includes:
- the LOC136489557 gene encoding putative disease resistance protein RGA3 gives MATILESFVGSCAKKLQDIVTEEAILILGVKEELIELKRRMEQIRYFLNDAEKRSIKESAVNNWLGLLRDAMYDADDIIDLAKSKGSKLLPDHSSLVSSSSNTCSGLSLSSCFLNIQTCHEIAVKIKNLNKRIDNISKDQVFTSLKSTQSTATVSVPKQRRSSSLVEPNLVGKEVLRACRKVVDLVLAHKEKRSYKLAIVGTGGVGKTTLAQKIYNDQKLKGSFNKQAWVCVSQDFSEIAILKEILRKIEVQYMPDELTDELQSKLELSIKDKSFFLVLDDVWQSGIWTNLLRIPLHVASSVVVLLTTRFDTVAVETGMDYTHRVDLMSLDIGWELLWKSMGIKEEKEVQNLHDLGIDIVRRCGGLPLAIKVIARVLATKDQTENEWKKILVKDAWSMSSLPSEITSPIYLSYEELPHHLKQCFIYCAIFPEDSVIYRDDIVRMWVAEGFIDEQDDRVLEDIAEEHYYELIYRNLLQPDYHYSVDLSRCTLHDLLRQLACHLSREELFVGDPDSAGVTVMSKFRRILAVTMNDMVVLPRTDKGKCKVRTWRTSNTKSLRVDDTIFERLPCIRVLDLTGSQIQAVPPCIGRLIHLRLLDLDGTDISSLPESICCLINLQILNLQRCDSLHSLPSGITQLCNLRRLGLGNSPINEVPKGIGRLISLNDLQGFPIGDGSYNNYVMQDGWNIEELDPLLLLRRLGMIKLERAVPPSKDSLLANKKHLRELFLHCTKHIGEPYSEKAVINIEETFDLLIPAHNLEKLCLVNFFGRRFPVWLGSAAHLPSLTYLKLIDCKSCVHLPPIGQLPNLKYLKIEGTTAVTMIGPEFVGSGMGNLRSTEAVAFPKLETLVIMEMPNWEEWSFVAEEKQEATTAFTEGAEDKAAANQKWDAPPPRIQLLYHLQ, from the coding sequence ATGGCAACCATACTTGAATCTTTTGTCGGATCATGCGCGAAGAAGTTGCAAGATATTGTTACAGAGGAGGCCATACTAATTTTAGGTGTTAAAGAAGAGCTCATAGAGCTGAAGAGAAGAATGGAGCAAATACGGTACTTTCTTAATGATGCAGAGAAAAGGAGCATAAAAGAATCTGCTGTTAACAATTGGCTTGGTCTGCTAAGAGATGCTATGTATGATGCTGATGATATCATTGACTTGGCCAAATCCAAAGGAAGCAAGCTATTGCCGGACCATTCTTCATTAGTATCAAGCAGTTCAAATACATGCAGTGGCCTTTCTCTTTCCTCTTGCTTTTTGAATATCCAGACATGTCATGAGATTGCAGTTAAGATTAAAAACTTAAACAAAAGAATTGATAATATTTCAAAGGATCAAGTATTTACTTCACTCAAGAGTACACAATCAACTGCAACAGTTTCTGTACCAAAACAGAGAAGAAGTTCCAGCCTTGTTGAGCCAAACCTTGTTGGTAAGGAGGTCTTACGTGCTTGCAGAAAAGTAGTAGATTTGGTGCTTGCACATAAGGAAAAAAGGTCTTATAAGCTTGCTATCGTTGGAACAGGAGGAGTTGGTAAGACAACACTAGCACAAAAAATATACAATGACCAAAAACTAAAAGGGAGCTtcaacaaacaagcatgggttTGTGTTTCCCAAGATTTCTCTGAAATAGCTATTTTAAAGGAGATTCTACGAAAAATTGAAGTACAGTACATGCCAGATGAATTAACCGATGAGCTCCAAAGCAAGCTAGAACTGTCCATTAAGGATAAGAGTTTTTTTCTTGTGCTGGATGACGTGTGGCAGTCAGGCATATGGACAAATCTACTGAGAATCCCACTACATGTTGCATCCTCAGTAGTAGTTTTATTGACAACTCGATTTGACACTGTTGCTGTAGAAACCGGAATGGACTATACACATCGAGTTGATTTAATGTCACTGGATATAGGATGGGAGTTACTATGGAAGAGCATGGGcatcaaagaagaaaaagaagtacAAAATCTACATGACTTAGGGATCGATATTGTTCGTAGATGTGGTGGTCTTCCCCTTGCAATTAAAGTCATTGCTAGAGTTTTGGCAACCAAAGATCAAACTGAGAATGAGTGGAAGAAGATTTTGGTAAAAGATGCTTGGTCCATGAGTAGTCTTCCTAGTGAAATAACAAGTCCTATATATCTAAGTTACGAAGAGCTGCCACACCATTTGAAGCAATGTTTTATCTATTGTGCTATTTTCCCTGAAGATTCGGTAATCTACCGTGATGATATTGTAAGGATGTGGGTCGCTGAAGGCTTTATAGATGAGCAAGATGACCGAGTCCTTGAAGATATAGCAGAAGAACACTACTATGAGCTGATCTACAGAAATCTCCTCCAACCAGATTATCACTATTCTGTTGATCTTAGTCGATGCACATTGCATGATCTACTAAGGCAGCTTGCTTGTCATTTATCCAGAGAAgaactttttgttggtgatccagATTCAGCAGGGGTTACTGTTATGAGTAAATTCCGCCGTATTTTAGCAGTCACTATGAATGATATGGTTGTGTTACCTAGAACAGATAAGGGGAAATGTAAAGTGAGAACTTGGAGAACATCTAATACAAAGTCTTTGAGAGTTGATGATACAATATTTGAAAGATTACCATGCATTCGAGTTTTGGATTTGACAGGTTCACAGATACAAGCTGTTCCACCTTGCATTGGACGTTTGATCCACCTACGGTTACTAGACCTTGATGGGACTGACATATCTTCTCTTCCAGAGTCCATCTGCTGTCTCATAAACCTTCAGATATTGAATTTGCAGAGGTGTGATTCTTTGCATAGTCTTCCTTCAGGAATAACTCAGCTATGCAACTTAAGGCGACTTGGCCTAGGGAACTCACCAATAAATGAGGTTCCAAAAGGTATTGGCAGATTAATTTCTCTCAACGATTTACAAGGGTTTCCTATTGGTGATGGCTCTTATAACAATTATGTAATGCAAGATGGATGGAATATAGAAGAATTGGATCCCCTGTTGCTGTTGAGGAGGCTTGGTATGATCAAACTGGAAAGAGCAGTTCCTCCTAGTAAAGATTCACTGCTAGCAAACAAAAAACATCTCAGAGAATTATTCCTACATTGCACTAAACACATAGGTGAGCCATATTCTGAAAAAGCTGTAATCAATATTGAGGAAACCTTTGATTTGCTAATCCCTGCACACAACCTGGAGAAGCTCTGTCTTGTGAATTTCTTTGGTCGGAGGTTTCCCGTCTGGCTAGGTAGTGCTGCCCATTTGCCTTCACTGACATACTTGAAGCTCATAGATTGCAAATCATGTGTTCATCTTCCACCAATCGGTCAGCTCCCCAACTTGAAATATCTAAAAATCGAAGGAACCACTGCAGTCACCATGATTGGACCCGAATTTGTTGGCTCTGGGATGGGTAATCTCAGATCTACAGAGGCAGTAGCTTTTCCCAAGCTTGAAACATTGGTCATCATGGAAATGCCCAACTGGGAGGAGTGGTCCTTTGTTGCTgaagaaaaacaagaagcaacaacAGCATTCACGGAAGGAGCAGAGGATAAGGCTGCTGCAAATCAAAAGTGGGATGCGCCACCTCCAAGGATACAACTGCTTTATCACctccagtga